The nucleotide sequence CAGGTCGAGGGGGTGCTCGAGGCTCCGGCGGGCTCGCCTGAGGATACCCGGTTGACGCTCTTCGGGTGAGGAAAGAGCGCCTCAGCGGTTAGGGTCGCCGTAGGGGAAGATGGGGTCGCAGTGGGGGTCGCTGCTGGGGGTGATGGCGTTGTCGGCCCTTACGAAGGCGCTGCCCTCGGTTCCGTTGAACCCGCGCACCCACAGCCGGTGAGCGACCGGAGTCACCACGATGGTCTGGGCTTCCACCCCGAGGCGCTGGATCTGCCCGTCGCCGTCGGTATCGGCGGCGATGTAGGAGACGATGTTGTTGTTGCCCAGATCGAAAAACTGCACGTCGCCTAAGTATTTGGCCTCGGGGTCATCGGTGGGAGTCTTCAGGTTGGGGTCATCCTTGGTGACGTAGACCTCGAGCCGGGTCAAAAGCCCGCTCTTGTTGAAGCGGAAGTCAATCAGGGTATCGCGGTTGGTGCAGAATGTCGCTTGGCTTTGAAGGTTGCTGATGACCGGAGGAACCAGCTTGACCTCAACCACCCCACAGCTCGCCAGCAGCGCGCCCACAATGGGAAGCAAGAAGGCTTTTTTCATGCTTCTCAGGCTATGCCTCGAGCGTGAGACGGCCTTAGGCGGGGTGTTAAGTCAGGGTGCGGCTTCTCTCACCCCGCTTTTTCGCAAGTCCAGCACCTCTTTGCGCAGGTTCTGCCGGGCTCTGGCCTCGAAGCGTTGGCGGAAGGGGGCGGTGTGGTAGATGTAGGGGCGCTCGAGGAAACCCATCAAAATCCGCGCTCGCCCCTCTTGGTAGCGTTCCTCGGGCATCCAGGCGTACTCGAGGCGGATGGCCCGGGCGTAAGCGGCGTAGGCCCCGGGCGGGAAACCCAGGACCGCTAGATCCGCGTCGAGCAGCCAGGCGGCGGCCTCGTCGGGGGCCTGGTGGGTCTGGGTCGCCAGGATTAGCCCTCCCACCCGCTCGCCCAGCGCTTCCTCGAGCCCCAGAGCGTTCAGCTGGGTTTGGGCTAGCTCGGCGCTGCGCTTCTCGTTGTCGGTGCGGGCGGGGTCATATACGGCATCGTGAAACCACCCCGCCAACTCGACGGCGGAGCGCTCCGGGATGGCGTATCCCTCTAGCAGAGAAAACAGCACCTCGAGATGGGACAGGTTGTGGTAGGCCCGGTGGATTTCGCTGTAGCGTCGGCAGAGGTCTTCGAACACCCCCCCGGCGGTGCCCTTCGCGAGGCCAAGGGCGTCCATCAGCCGGCGCCACCGCCAGGCCAGCTTGTTACGGATGCGCACAGCCGGGCCTCCTTTGCCCCGAGTGCGGCTAGCCTGAACCCCGCCTACTGGAGCCGGGCCAAGTTGTCGCGGATGCGCTCGAGCTGGGCCCGGTGCTCGGCCAGCCGCTCGCGTTCGGCCTCGACCACCTCGGGCTTGGCCCGCTCCACGAAGCCAGGGTTGGCCAGTTTGCGCTCGGCGCTCTCGACAGCCTTCTCCAGCTCGGCTAGGCGTTTTTTCTGGCGCTCGAGGAAGCCCGATAGGTCCCCCTTCGGTTGCAGGTAGACGGTCACGCTGGGGGTCACCTGGGCAATGGCCTTCTCGGGGGTGCCCAGCGTGGCCTCGGCCCTGGCGAGAAAGCGGAAGAGGGCCAGGTTCTCCATGACCAACCCCGCGCCCGGGCCGTCGAGGTGGATCAAAATCTCCTGCTGGGGGGCTACGCCCAGCTCCGCGCGCAGGTTGCGGGTGGCGGTGATGGCCTCTTGCAGGGTCTCGAAGGCCCGCTCGGCCTCGAGGTCGCGCCCGCCGGGCGTGGGCCACTCTTGCAGGGCGAGTTGCTTGGGGTCGCCGGTCAATGCCTCGTATAGCTCGGAGGTGATGAAGGGCATGATGGGGTGCAGCAGCTTGAGCAGCGTGGCGAGGGTGGTCTCGAGGGCCTGCATCGTGGCCTGGTTGCCCTCGCGCAGCGCGGGTTTGGCCGCCTCGAGGTACCAGTCGCAGAACTCGCTCCAGACCAGCTCGTAGATCAGGCGGGCCGCGCGTCCCAGGTCGTAGGCCTCGTAGGCCTCGGTGATCTCGGCGATGCCCCGGTTGAGGCGGGAGGTCATCCAGCGGTCGGCCAGGGTCAGGTCTTCGCGTTTTGCGTCTTGCGTTTGGCGTATAGCGTCTTTGTTCATCAGCACGAAGCGCGCCGCGTTGTAGAGCTTGTTGGCGAAGTTGCGCCCCTGCTCGTAGCGCCGGGGGTCGTGGCGGATGTCCTGCCCGCCGGTGGCCAGGTAGTCCCAGGCGAAGCGGCAGGCGTCGGCCCCGTACTGGTCGATGAGCTCGAGGGGATCGATGCCGTTGCCCTTACTCTTGGACATCTTCTGGCCCTTGGCGTCGAGGTAGAGGCCATGCAGCACGATGGTGTGGAAGGGGGCTTGGCCGGTGAACTGGTAGCCCGACATCTGCATGCGGGCCACCCAGAAGAAGAGGATGTCGTAGCCCGTCACCAGCACGTCGGTGGGGTAGAACTTCTTCAGGTCCTCCGTATCGTCGGGCCAGCCCAGGGTGGAAAAGGGCCACAGCGCCGAGGAGAACCAGGTGTCGAACACGTCCTCGTCGCGCCTGAGCTTGAGCCCGGCGTAGCGGGGGTCTTGGTCGCAGTCGAGGTCGGGGTTTTCGGGGTCGGGCACGTAGACGTTGCCCTCCTCGTCGTACCAGGCGGGGATTTGGTGGCCCCACCAGATCTGCCGCCCGATGGCCCAGTCGCGGATGTTCAAGAGCCAGTCGCGGTTCACCTTCTCCCAGCGCTCGGGCACCAGGCGCATCTCGCCGCGCTCGAGCCCCTCCAACACCTTCTGGGCCACCGGCTTCATGCGCACGAACCACTGCGTCAGCAGCATGGGCTCGATGGGCTCCTTGGTGCGCTCAGAGAGGGGAAGCTGCACGGTGTGGGTCTCCACGCCCTTGAGGTAGCCCTCCTCCTCGAGCCGCCGGGCCACCTTTTCGCGCGCCTCGAAGCGGTCGAGGCCGCGGAACTCCTCGGGCACCAGCTCGC is from Meiothermus sp. Pnk-1 and encodes:
- a CDS encoding valine--tRNA ligase; amino-acid sequence: MTEHAELAKTYDPHAVEPRWAEEWAKNPLRPELNAGKGKGPFTIVIPPPNVTGNLHLGHALDNTLIDTIIRFKRMQGYEALYLPGTDHAGITTQVLVERELAKEGKSRHDLGRERFLQRVWEFKEKNGGTILYQLRRIGASCDWSRERFTMDPGLSRAVRRAFIEYYHQGLAYRGKRIVNWDPVAQTVLSDLEVEREERPSQLWVLEYPFEDEPGGIQIATQRPETIFADVAVAVHPEDERYKGLVGRRVRIPLTDRFIPIIADEAVERGFGTGALKITPAHDPTDFEIGLRHGLEMPSVIDLNAKLTGELVPEEFRGLDRFEAREKVARRLEEEGYLKGVETHTVQLPLSERTKEPIEPMLLTQWFVRMKPVAQKVLEGLERGEMRLVPERWEKVNRDWLLNIRDWAIGRQIWWGHQIPAWYDEEGNVYVPDPENPDLDCDQDPRYAGLKLRRDEDVFDTWFSSALWPFSTLGWPDDTEDLKKFYPTDVLVTGYDILFFWVARMQMSGYQFTGQAPFHTIVLHGLYLDAKGQKMSKSKGNGIDPLELIDQYGADACRFAWDYLATGGQDIRHDPRRYEQGRNFANKLYNAARFVLMNKDAIRQTQDAKREDLTLADRWMTSRLNRGIAEITEAYEAYDLGRAARLIYELVWSEFCDWYLEAAKPALREGNQATMQALETTLATLLKLLHPIMPFITSELYEALTGDPKQLALQEWPTPGGRDLEAERAFETLQEAITATRNLRAELGVAPQQEILIHLDGPGAGLVMENLALFRFLARAEATLGTPEKAIAQVTPSVTVYLQPKGDLSGFLERQKKRLAELEKAVESAERKLANPGFVERAKPEVVEAERERLAEHRAQLERIRDNLARLQ